One genomic window of Psychrobacillus sp. INOP01 includes the following:
- a CDS encoding glycoside hydrolase family 15 protein, with product MKISNAFEVLDRMRLPNGAYTASVSKDYHFVWIRDVVYTVLPFLQNESDRYEKAYHALFELFKTYEWKIDIHREKKPVYLFEYIHSRYSTDLKEMGQEWGHAQNDAIGAFLWGVGVGVNHGHKVIRDEKDLAIVQKLVDYLECLQYWQAKDNGMWEENMELHASSVGACVAGLRAVKMLVNVKDELIQKGEETLRFLLPRESETKETDLSLLSLIYPYRIVERKTALKIIEMVSERLERKNGCIRYQNDQYYNEGSEAEWCFGLPWLGLCYFELGMHDKAYEYVKKTEQIVPNNWEVPELYIGGKNVPNGNTPLAWSVSLSYIFLNRMINMSSSQLTGND from the coding sequence ATGAAAATCAGCAATGCATTTGAGGTTTTAGATCGGATGCGCCTACCGAACGGCGCTTACACTGCGAGTGTTTCAAAGGACTATCATTTTGTTTGGATACGTGATGTCGTATACACAGTTTTGCCTTTTTTGCAAAACGAATCTGATCGATATGAAAAAGCATATCATGCCTTATTTGAACTATTTAAAACCTATGAATGGAAAATCGACATTCACCGTGAAAAAAAACCGGTTTACCTTTTTGAATATATTCACTCACGGTATTCCACAGATTTAAAGGAAATGGGCCAAGAATGGGGCCATGCTCAGAATGATGCAATTGGAGCCTTCTTATGGGGAGTAGGGGTTGGAGTAAACCACGGACATAAGGTTATCCGTGATGAGAAAGACCTGGCAATTGTTCAGAAGCTAGTCGACTATTTAGAGTGTCTTCAATACTGGCAGGCAAAGGATAATGGGATGTGGGAAGAAAATATGGAACTGCATGCTTCAAGTGTAGGTGCATGCGTGGCAGGATTACGTGCGGTGAAAATGCTCGTAAATGTGAAGGATGAACTGATACAAAAAGGTGAAGAGACGCTCCGTTTTCTTTTACCACGGGAAAGTGAAACGAAAGAAACAGATTTATCCCTTCTATCACTTATTTATCCGTATCGTATAGTTGAAAGGAAAACGGCACTCAAGATTATCGAGATGGTTTCTGAACGCCTTGAGCGGAAAAATGGCTGCATTCGTTATCAGAACGATCAGTATTACAACGAAGGCAGCGAAGCAGAATGGTGCTTCGGGCTACCTTGGCTAGGATTGTGCTATTTTGAACTGGGTATGCATGATAAGGCTTATGAATATGTTAAAAAAACGGAACAAATCGTACCAAATAATTGGGAAGTCCCTGAGTTATATATTGGTGGTAAAAATGTGCCAAATGGCAATACTCCACTAGCTTGGTCCGTATCCCTCTCTTATATATTTTTAAACCGTATGATTAATATGTCTTCTTCACAATTGACAGGAAATGACTGA
- the dacB gene encoding D-alanyl-D-alanine carboxypeptidase/D-alanyl-D-alanine-endopeptidase produces the protein MKKKWITMVMTWVLVMGMLSFQNAAQAEELVKETLNDSITRIVEEKLPGANVSITVRDRFSGEAIYDYNGLATVKPASNMKLLTTAAALDILGKDYRFNTSLYTSGKISNGILKGDVYLKGQGDPTLSIEDLQQFAEELKAQGIHEIDGRIVGDDKWFDDDLLTPGIWIGDESYYYAAPISALTTSPNTDYDSGTIIVETVGTIVGDLPSIKVTPHIGDLQIVNEAQTVEVGKANTITIERLHQTNKIVISGNLPVDKTKREWVTVKHPTTHTLTMFQTVLAEAGIEYSKEKVFQAATPNSAKLVAMKQSMTLEQLLIPYMKLSNNGIADILVKTMGKVKNNHGSTKAGLQAIREYGNSKDLNMTDWQFEDGSGMSHENRVSSLLVSELLYQVQGEDWFTTYFTSLPVAANTDRMVGGTLRNRLKDPLTAGKVYAKTGSLTGVSTLSGYLEAGSGQSYIFSVLVQDKSGASTTIDEIVKVIAEEL, from the coding sequence ATGAAGAAAAAATGGATTACCATGGTGATGACTTGGGTGTTAGTTATGGGTATGTTAAGTTTTCAAAATGCTGCTCAAGCAGAAGAATTAGTAAAGGAAACGTTAAATGATTCTATTACTAGGATTGTAGAAGAAAAATTACCAGGAGCAAATGTGAGTATTACTGTAAGAGACCGATTCTCCGGAGAAGCGATTTATGACTACAATGGTCTTGCAACTGTAAAACCAGCGTCTAATATGAAACTTTTGACTACTGCAGCAGCTTTAGACATATTGGGAAAGGATTACCGCTTTAATACAAGCCTTTATACCTCTGGGAAAATTTCAAACGGGATTTTAAAAGGGGATGTCTATTTAAAAGGGCAAGGTGATCCAACTTTATCCATAGAAGACTTGCAACAGTTCGCAGAAGAATTAAAAGCACAGGGTATCCATGAAATCGATGGTCGGATTGTTGGTGATGACAAATGGTTTGATGATGATTTATTAACACCTGGAATTTGGATTGGGGACGAGTCTTATTATTACGCTGCACCTATTTCAGCTTTAACCACTTCTCCAAACACAGACTACGATTCCGGTACGATTATCGTAGAAACAGTTGGGACTATAGTTGGAGACTTACCATCCATTAAAGTAACTCCTCACATTGGTGATTTACAAATAGTAAATGAAGCACAGACAGTGGAAGTGGGAAAAGCCAATACAATAACGATCGAAAGATTACATCAAACAAACAAGATTGTCATTAGTGGTAACCTTCCTGTCGATAAAACTAAGAGAGAATGGGTGACAGTCAAACATCCAACGACACATACATTGACGATGTTCCAGACAGTTTTAGCAGAAGCAGGAATTGAGTATTCAAAAGAAAAAGTATTTCAAGCTGCAACACCAAATAGTGCAAAACTCGTTGCAATGAAGCAATCGATGACACTGGAGCAACTGCTAATCCCCTATATGAAACTAAGTAATAATGGTATTGCGGATATTTTAGTGAAGACGATGGGTAAAGTGAAAAATAATCACGGTAGCACAAAGGCTGGTCTACAAGCTATAAGAGAATATGGAAACTCAAAAGACTTAAATATGACAGATTGGCAATTTGAAGATGGTTCAGGAATGTCTCACGAAAATAGGGTTTCGAGTTTATTGGTAAGTGAGTTGTTATATCAAGTGCAAGGAGAAGATTGGTTTACTACCTATTTTACTAGCTTACCAGTAGCTGCAAATACAGATCGAATGGTAGGAGGTACTTTAAGAAATCGATTGAAAGATCCATTAACAGCCGGAAAAGTCTATGCAAAAACCGGGTCATTAACCGGTGTTAGTACGTTGAGTGGTTATCTAGAAGCTGGTAGCGGCCAATCGTACATCTTTAGCGTGTTAGTACAAGATAAATCTGGGGCTTCCACTACGATTGATGAAATTGTTAAAGTAATAGCAGAAGAATTGTAA